Genomic window (Salinibacterium sp. M195):
CTGACCGCGCCGCTGGCGTCATGCTCGGTATGGCCTCCGGCGATGCCCTCGGCGCTGGCTACGAATTCGGCCCCGCCTTTGATGGCCCTGTCGTTATGAAGGGTGGCGGCGGGTTCAACTGGGCCGCGGGCGAGTGGACGGATGACACGTCCATGGCCATCCCGATCCTGCGAGCCGCGGCATCCGGCCGTGACCTGCGCGACGAAACGGTTCTCGACGAAATCGTTGCGGCGTGGGTCGACTGGGCCACGACGGCACCGGATGTCGGCATCCAAACCAAGGGCGTTCTGAACGGCATCGAGGCTACGGCGAGCGCCGCTCGAACCTCCGCGAAGCGACTGCATGACGCTCGCGGACGCAGCGGCGGCAACGGCTCCCTCATGCGCACCGCCCCAGTCGCGCTCGCCTACCTCGATGACCCGACCGGGCTCGTCGAGGCCGCTCGCGCCATCAGCGACCTCACCCACTTCGAGGAGGATGCCGGCGACGCCTGCGTGCTGTGGTGTTTCGCAATCCGGCACGCCATTCTGGCTGGAGAGGTTGATGTTCGGGTCGGGCTTTCGGCGTTGGAGCCAGACCGGGCCGAGCTGTGGACGGAACGCATCGTGGCCGCCGAAGCCCAGCAACCACGCGACTTCACCAAAAATGGCTGGGTGGTTGAAGCGTTCCAGGGTGCCTGGTCGGCGATCGTCAATGGCGACTCCCTGGTCGATATTCTTGAGCGCGCCGTCCGGGGCGGAAACGACACCGACACGGTCGCCGCAATTGCGGGCGGTTTGGCCGCGGCCGGCTGGGGCTTCTCATCAATCCCGGCAGCATGGCAGCGCATCGTGCACGGCTGGCCCGGGCTGCGCAGCCTGGATCTCGTGCGCCTCTCTGCCGAGGTCGTCAGTGGCACGCCTGCGCTTGAGCGCGTCGACTACTCCGCATATGGCGACATCTCGACTCTGGTACAACATCCGCATGACAACGGGGTGTGGCTCGGAGCGGTCGGCGCCCTCGACAACCTTCCTGCCGAAGTGGATGCCGTCGTCACTCTGTGCCGCATCGGCTCGAAGCAGGTGCCTGCCCGCATTCGCGAACGCGTCGAGATCCGCCTGATCGACAAAGCTGATCCGGCCGCGAACCCCAACCTCGACTTCGTACTCGCGGATGCAGCGGATGCTGTTGCCGCGCTCCGTGCCGAGGGCCACACGGTGCTGCTGCACTGCGTTCAAGCGCAGAGCCGCACCCCTACCGTCGCCGCGCTCTATGCGGCCCGCCACCTCAACGTACCTATCGATCGCGCGCTCTCCGCGGTCTCGGCGGCGTTGCCCCGTGCACGCCCCAATCGCGCATTCCGCGATGCACTGCGGGGCCTCTCGACTAGTTAGTGCCCGCGATGATCTTGGATCGTCATCCGTGCCCCAAAGGCTGGCTTGCGAAACCCGGATGCCGTGATGAGTCGCACCACGCGTTGGCGATGGCCGCGCCAGGGCTCGAGCAGTTCGAGCATCCGCTCATCGTCAACAGGTTCGCCAATCAGGGCCCAGCCGACAACGGCGGCCAGATGGTAGTCGCCGACGCTGGGGCTGTCGGGGTCGGCGTGGGAGCGCTGCATGGTTTCGGCGGCCGTCCACACGCCAACGCCCACGACTGATCGCAGCGCGGTCTCAATGCGCGGCCCGCCACGACCCCAATCGGCCGTGCGCTCGAGGGATGCCGCTACTTGCGTCGCGCGCATCACGGTCGCCGAGCGCTGGGGCCCGACTCCTGCGCGGTGCCACTCCCACGACGGAATCCGCGCCCAACCCTGAGGCGTCGGCACGACCCTCATCTTGGCCGGGGCAGGACCGGGCGCCGGCGAACCATGCTTGGTGATGAGGATGCGCCATCCCCGCTTCGCTTCAATACCCGTGACCTTCTGCTCGAGAATGGCCATCGCTAGTGCCTCGAACACGAGCTTGGTGCGCGGCAACCGCAAGCCGGGATTCTGGCGCTGCGCTTCAGCGGCGAACGGAAGCGCCGAGATGTCGAAGTCGTTCCAGTCGTCGCCCTCCCCCAGCAGCTCGGGAACACTCTCGATCGCCCACTCGGCTCCGGCGCCCCACGCGGTGCACTCCACATGCGACTGGTGTTGCACGAGGAGCAGAGTAGCCGGGCCGTGCGGCGTGAGCATCGTGCGCCAGGTGCCCGCGGCATCCACGTGCATCGTGGGGTCGCCAGCACCACGTTTAAGAGGCGCCAATGTTGCCCGCACATCGACCGGCCGTCCAGGCGCAAAACGCGTGCGAACAGGCTCGTCGACGGCGAGCGCGAAAGTCATGAGAAATAGATTACGCGCCACCCCTGACGTAAAGTTTCACTCATGCTTCTTCTTGGCGGCGCGATCATCGCAGCATTGATTTTTGGTGCCCTCCACGCCAAGGCTCACGTGCCCACAATGAAGCGAGCACCGCGCGCCGGCGCCATTCTTTTGGGATTCGCCGGCGCCTTGGCGGTCTTGCTCTTGCAACCGTCTGCCCAACTAAGCCTGTCGACACTCGTGACCTACGCCGTGTGCTTTCTGCTGGCATCCATCGTTGCGACCGGGGTGCTCTGGCATCAGCTTCTTCCCGATTCTGGGCGCACGCTCGTGCAGACCATCGGCCGCAGCTTTCTGCATCCCCCAGCCATGGTTGACGAATGGATGCTCTGGCCGGAGTCAGAAGTCGACAGTGCGACCGCCACCGAGAACACCGAGCGGCAGTAGCGGCCGATGTTCTGGTTTTGGGCGTTTCTCGCGATCGGCATCGCGACCGGTGTAGCGCTGAGCGGCGCGCGAACGCCTGTCATCCGTCACGTGCGCATGATCGGTGTCGTTGCTATTGGCACCGGGCTCGTTCTGCTCATTTTGTTCAACTCGACGGCATCGTCAGAACTCACCTTCGTCTATGCCATCGCCGTTGCTCTGAGCGAGTTGACCTGGACGGCGCGAACGTGGACTCGCCTCTTTCCTGAGTCCGGAATGAGCTTTCGCGATCTCTTTCTCGACGAACTTGTCGCTCCGAACCGGGTACGGATCGCCTACGCCCAGATGCTTCTCGAGCGCGATGGCGATCCCCTCGGGGCAGACCCCGAAACACCCGTCGAGGCAGAAGACGATCCCAACGATTCGAGCGACGACACGGATGATCCGGATGCCGGCCCACCGCTGCCACCTGCTCCGCGCGGGTTCCCCGCCTAACAGCCGTAAACTTGCCTCGTGGCTGTTCCTAAGATCCTTCTCTTTTATGTGTTCACGCCGCTGGCCGATCCGGAGGCTGTGCGGTTGTGGCAGCGCGACCTCTGTGAGTCTCTCGGCCTCGGCGGTCGCATCATCCTCTCCAAAGACGGCATGAATGGCACCGTCGGCGGCGAGCTGAAAGATGTGAAGCGCTACATTCGCAAGACGCGTGACTACCCCGCGTTCAAGAACATCGACTTCAAGTGGAGTGAGGGCATCGGCGGCGACTTTCCGAAGCTCAGCGTGAAGGTACGCGACGAGATCGTCAGCTTTGGTGCTCCCGGGGAACTTCAGGTAGACGAGAACGGCGTCGTGGGCGGCGGCACGAAGCTCAGCCCCGAAGAACTCCACGAACTTGTTGCCCGCAAAGAAGTCACCTTCTTCGACGGTCGCAATCCCATCGAGGCCGCGATCGGCAAGTTCACCGACGCGGTGGTTCCGGATGTCGACACCACTCGCGACTTCGTCGCCGAACTCGACAGCGGCAAATACGACCACCTCAAAGACACACCGATCGTCACCTACTGCACGGGCGGCATCCGCTGTGAAGTGCTCTCCTCTCTTATGCGCAGTCGCGGCTTCGGCGAGGTGTACCAACTCGACGGTGGCATCGTTCGCTACGGCGAGAAATACGGCGACTCTGGCCTGTGGAATGGTTCGCTCTACGTTTTCGACAAACGCATGTCAATCGATTTCACCAAGGAGGCCGAAACCATCGGCCACTGCTACCTGTGCGATGCGCCCACCAAACGGGTGGAAAACTGCCACAACCCGGCCTGTCGCGAGCTCTTCGTCGTGTGCGATGAACACGCAGCCGTCGCCGCGTGTGCCGCGCATCCGATTCCGGCAGCGGTCGCGTCGCAATAGCTCCCCCGGCTATCGAGCGAGCGCACCAACGCTCAGGCCGTACGTAACCGGTGGCTCGCATCGCAGTCAAGATGCGCAATGATAGTTGCATGAAGATTGGCATCCTGACCAGCGGTGGCGACTGCCCCGGACTGAACGCGGTTATCCGCGGCATCGTGCTCAAAGGCACGCAGGTTTACAACAAAGAGTTTGTCGGCTTCCGCGACGGCTGGCGCGGTGTTGTCGAAGGCGACGCCATGTCCCTCGAACGTAAAGACATTCAGGGCATCTCCAAGCAGGGTGGCACCATTCTGGGCACCTCGCGCACGAACCCCTTTGAAGGCACCGACGGCGCAGACACGGTGCGCGAAAACATGGAACGCCTCGGCGTTGACTCGCTCATCGCCATCGGCGGCGAAGGCACGCTTGCTGCTGCCAAACGATTGACGGATGCCGGCATCAAGATCGTCGGCGTTCCCAAGACGGTTGACAACGACCTTTCAGCCACCGACTACACGTTCGGCTTCGACACTGCCACGCAGATCGCGACCGACGCCATGGACCGCCTGCGCACCACCGGCGACTCACACGGCCGCTGCATGGTTGCCGAAGTCATGGGCCGTCACGTCGGCTGGATCGCTTTGCACTCCGGTATGGCTGCCGGCGCTCACGCGATCCTCATCCCTGAGCAGAAGACGAGCATGGCGCAGATCGTGGAGTGGGTAAATTCTGCTCGCGACCGCGGCCGTGCCCCGCTCGTTGTTGTTGC
Coding sequences:
- a CDS encoding ADP-ribosylglycohydrolase family protein, translating into MKLSCAQSDRAAGVMLGMASGDALGAGYEFGPAFDGPVVMKGGGGFNWAAGEWTDDTSMAIPILRAAASGRDLRDETVLDEIVAAWVDWATTAPDVGIQTKGVLNGIEATASAARTSAKRLHDARGRSGGNGSLMRTAPVALAYLDDPTGLVEAARAISDLTHFEEDAGDACVLWCFAIRHAILAGEVDVRVGLSALEPDRAELWTERIVAAEAQQPRDFTKNGWVVEAFQGAWSAIVNGDSLVDILERAVRGGNDTDTVAAIAGGLAAAGWGFSSIPAAWQRIVHGWPGLRSLDLVRLSAEVVSGTPALERVDYSAYGDISTLVQHPHDNGVWLGAVGALDNLPAEVDAVVTLCRIGSKQVPARIRERVEIRLIDKADPAANPNLDFVLADAADAVAALRAEGHTVLLHCVQAQSRTPTVAALYAARHLNVPIDRALSAVSAALPRARPNRAFRDALRGLSTS
- a CDS encoding 6-phosphofructokinase, producing the protein MKIGILTSGGDCPGLNAVIRGIVLKGTQVYNKEFVGFRDGWRGVVEGDAMSLERKDIQGISKQGGTILGTSRTNPFEGTDGADTVRENMERLGVDSLIAIGGEGTLAAAKRLTDAGIKIVGVPKTVDNDLSATDYTFGFDTATQIATDAMDRLRTTGDSHGRCMVAEVMGRHVGWIALHSGMAAGAHAILIPEQKTSMAQIVEWVNSARDRGRAPLVVVAEGFTLDTMDDAHSERGLDAFGRPRLGGIGDQLAPEIEALTGLETRSTTLGHIQRGGTPSAYDRVLATRYGLAAVDAVIHGRWGRMVSLQGTEITNVAFEDALGKLNTVPQSRYDEAAILFG
- a CDS encoding rhodanese-related sulfurtransferase; the encoded protein is MAVPKILLFYVFTPLADPEAVRLWQRDLCESLGLGGRIILSKDGMNGTVGGELKDVKRYIRKTRDYPAFKNIDFKWSEGIGGDFPKLSVKVRDEIVSFGAPGELQVDENGVVGGGTKLSPEELHELVARKEVTFFDGRNPIEAAIGKFTDAVVPDVDTTRDFVAELDSGKYDHLKDTPIVTYCTGGIRCEVLSSLMRSRGFGEVYQLDGGIVRYGEKYGDSGLWNGSLYVFDKRMSIDFTKEAETIGHCYLCDAPTKRVENCHNPACRELFVVCDEHAAVAACAAHPIPAAVASQ
- a CDS encoding DNA-3-methyladenine glycosylase, encoding MTFALAVDEPVRTRFAPGRPVDVRATLAPLKRGAGDPTMHVDAAGTWRTMLTPHGPATLLLVQHQSHVECTAWGAGAEWAIESVPELLGEGDDWNDFDISALPFAAEAQRQNPGLRLPRTKLVFEALAMAILEQKVTGIEAKRGWRILITKHGSPAPGPAPAKMRVVPTPQGWARIPSWEWHRAGVGPQRSATVMRATQVAASLERTADWGRGGPRIETALRSVVGVGVWTAAETMQRSHADPDSPSVGDYHLAAVVGWALIGEPVDDERMLELLEPWRGHRQRVVRLITASGFRKPAFGARMTIQDHRGH